A stretch of DNA from Juglans microcarpa x Juglans regia isolate MS1-56 chromosome 5D, Jm3101_v1.0, whole genome shotgun sequence:
ataataaataatttaatttttttaaattttaaaataataatattaaaaaataatattctaataatattttatcatctcaattcaattcagttcaatattcaaacacaacttTAATGGCCAGTTtagatttcaaatttatctcaattcattttaatttatcttatttaatcattacaactttttaaaattttaatataaaatataataaataatttaattttttcaaattttaaaataataatagtattaaaaaataatattttaacaatattttattcaatttttaattttatctcaactcaattcaatttaacgtTTAAACGTAGTcttaatgttagatacaattttaataCGTAAGTTTCGCacattatctttaaaaaaaaaatcacaattaatCATATGATCCCAAATTTACCTTTTGATTCTTAAAAACGTTTTTCGTTTCCCCTATATAATTCCATTCTGTTGATTTTAGGCCGCATTCCATTAACGGGTAAAGCACAAAGAATATTTTGAAAGACAGCCTAATcaacaatattatatagtacttTTTAATGCTACATATGCAGAATTGTTTGTCAAAGTTGCCGCTTGCCTCAACACTCGCACCTCGACATATAAATAAGCCAAAAAAACCCACCTTTTCAACATGTTGGACCTTAGAATTTCGTACTCCTGAAAACAAAAACGCCCCATCTGCATCTGACTCATTGACAATTAAGGAACCAATTAAGTAGACCCAAGACAAACAtacaacatgaaattaaatataatgttCATTGATAGATTGAAGTCCATCATTTTATGAGGTATCCACGCAAGCAGGAGAATAGTAATGGAATCCCATACCCATTGCCGGCCTCTAAAAATTCGTTTTTGGATTGTTTTGATCCACCACCTTTCTCATGATCATCCAGTATTGGAAAACTCGATTGAGGAGCAACTTGGCCACCGACAAACAGCGAGTTTGCATCGGAAATGGGGAGGGTACTGGATGAGAAATCACAAGGTACAATATCAATGGAGGTTGGGCTCTGCAGGTTCCTTCTGTATATGCCTGCAGTTCTCCTCTCTGCTTCCAGAAAGTGACCAAGAGATGGAGTACTATTATTGCTGGCGTTCACGGCATCAGTGCTGAGTTTTGAGCAGAGTGAGAACAGCCATGCAGGCAGCTTGGGCTTGTACACGTTGTTCTTTCTCATGTCTCTCACGGTTTCTGCTGCTCTTCCCCTCGTCGATCTTCGTGAAAGCTCTAACATGCTAGAAACTCCAATCAGGCTGCCAAGCGTTATGCTTTTCTCGTGGAAGAATGACCCGGTGGACTGAAACCAATCACATTGAAGATCAGCTCGACGAGAAAGAAAAACACCGCATGGAAGACCATATCAAACAAATATCATTATTAGATAGTCTTGGACAATGTGAGATTTGGGGACACATAGTCATATTTAAAGAGAATTGTTACTTATttcataaagagattatacaaaaataaatctataaattaatataaatttattttaatgataaagagattctacaaaattaaatttatatactaACGTAGTTtgtgatacgttaaattgtaaaattatttttattataaaataaatctaatgtatcctatatataaaatcatgttaatttgtagatttattattataaaatctctttgtaactgTGATACTTGTCTCTCgtagatatataatttaaatagcATAACATCTTAATTATGATAAGATAGAACTAGTAGTACTACCGGACCATAATATTGTCATCAATCCTCCGAGAGCAACTACTAATTTTCCATATCAAATATACACAAAAGTAGTTTAATTTGATcatttgagataaaaacatacacattttaatagaaaataatcaattttgtaagaaatatctcgtcacaaataaacagttttcttatagtaaCATGGGTTTTCGTTACATTGAACTTAATTAGCTGAAGCTGAGTATATATTGAGAAGCATCACGTACTTAATTAGtactaaacatttttttaatgcaaacaGCAAAGCATGAGATTCATGATATCTAAAGTAACACTTTCAAGTATACATATAATTAAACGCCATCATAGAAAACCATGTGGAAAGAGTAAAGTactatacatgatatatataatcatgacCAGGAGACTGATAAATTAACTGCCCACATGATCCACACATACATGAACAGCACGTAGGAAACGTAGATGTTTATTGTAgtcatatatatttgaaaataaaaaaaaccagtaGCCATTCATATTGTGCGGTAATTATACATGATGAGATCTTCGATTCTCAAtttcggagagagagagagagagagagagaggtatagagactgcatgcatatgagatggGGAAATTTTATAGAcacaattctattttatttattttttaatagagagagtttttttataaattagttGTAAAAGCATTATTATTTGACAAGATCGGTACCTTTCATTTAATTAACAcgtatttataaagaaattattaaaaagttagaGCTTGAAAATTTCATCACTCATACCTagttgattttcataatttctctcaacttatctcatataatctaattattacaatttttttaaatttcttcacaaaataaaataaataattcaattttttcaaatttcaaaataaaaataatattaaaaaaatatattctaataatattttatttaacttttaattttaattttaacttatttcatctaatctcgcAACCATTCATTAGGCGTTAAATGCTatctgaaatttttaaatttacatgaCGTACAACAATTAATAAACATAAAGTGTATTTCTTTTCCGAGACGTAAAATCCGAGCAAGATATCTAAAATTTTCCCACTAGACACACCTGTACATACCAATAAAAGGGAAAACTAGGCTtcttattgtattatatatcaTGCCCATCAAAAACTGTTTGCAAGCAGAAGAAAAACAGTCATCGAAGAAACAAGCATGCATACCGGTACAAGACATCGTGGAGGGGGGGAAATTCCAGGTATAGGTTAAAGATCAATCATGTTGGGTTTTCGTTTCTTCTCAtgttctttttgtctttttttggGAGGAGTTGCAGTTGGGCAAGATCATACTGACCTCGGTATCAAGATCTGAAGAAGATAGGGAGGAACAAGTGGGAGAACCGGTGAGCAAAGTGCTGAAGGAGATTGATCCAGACGAATCACTATTTCTCACCAACCCAACTCTCGCATTCAGTGGTCTCAACCCCAGAGGCCACCCCTCTTCCTGCATTCAAAACCAATCAGTACTTGATCTTAACTTAGTACCATTACGCAGTGTTTgtgtatgaaagagaaagagatcAGAGATACCTGACGAGCCATGATTCTCAAGCTGCCCCAAGGATTTAGAAAACTTGGGCTGATTTGATATACTATGAGAAGTCCAGCGAGCACCTCAGAGAAAAGAATGAACTGTCATTTCCACTCCAGTACCATCGTTCCCTATTCTGACCAAGTCATAGCAGAATAAAGCAAAAGAAGAggataaaatagaaattagaaaagatggacatgaaagtaaataaataaataaataaaaattataatgattttaatcCATAGATACAGAACAAGAAAGCGAGTGGCAAAGAAAAGAATGCAGGGACTCGATAGATGGATGAAGATCAGTagaagaagaagcacaagaaAGTTGAAAATGGCAAGCTGTACTCAAAACCGCATTGCCTGATTCAAGCACAATAGAGTcgaaacaaaaaaggaaaaaaaaaaaaaaatccatggaGAGAATGATGTCTCTACCCGTTTCTTTCTACGAAATCGTGGTTGGGCAGACAGAATGGCCTAGACGGAGGTGATCACAGTAGTGCGAATAATCTTTGTACGGGAGTGAGATAAAAAGGGAAGCGCCTTGCTGCAGGGAAACCAGAGCCAGAAGGGTGGGCCACTCGGACACTGAGAGGAAGGGGACTGGGTGGCAGGAATTTCTCTCTAAATTACCATATTACCCCCGTAAAAGGTTtcgattatttatttatttgttataaagGGGTAGGGTTTTAGAACATAtgtttttcctttgaaaaataGGATCATATGTCATT
This window harbors:
- the LOC121266015 gene encoding uncharacterized protein At3g17950-like, which gives rise to MARQEEGWPLGLRPLNARVGLVRNSDSSGSISFSTLLTGSPTCSSLSSSDLDTESTGSFFHEKSITLGSLIGVSSMLELSRRSTRGRAAETVRDMRKNNVYKPKLPAWLFSLCSKLSTDAVNASNNSTPSLGHFLEAERRTAGIYRRNLQSPTSIDIVPCDFSSSTLPISDANSLFVGGQVAPQSSFPILDDHEKGGGSKQSKNEFLEAGNGYGIPLLFSCLRGYLIK